From Ovis aries strain OAR_USU_Benz2616 breed Rambouillet chromosome 21, ARS-UI_Ramb_v3.0, whole genome shotgun sequence, a single genomic window includes:
- the NDUFV1 gene encoding NADH dehydrogenase [ubiquinone] flavoprotein 1, mitochondrial encodes MLAARRLLGGSLPARVSVRFSGDATAPKKTSFGSLKDEDRIFTNLYGRHDWRLKGAQSRGDWYKTKEILLKGPDWILGEVKTSGLRGRGGAGFPTGLKWSFMNKPSDGRPKYLVVNADEGEPGTCKDREIIRHDPHKLVEGCLVGGRAMGARAAYIYIRGEFYNEASNLQVAIREAYEAGLIGKNACGSGYDFDVFVVRGAGAYICGEETALIESIEGKQGKPRLKPPFPADVGVFGCPTTVANVETVAVSPTICRRGGAWFASFGRERNSGTKLFNISGHVNNPCTVEEEMSVPLKELIEKHAGGVTGGWDNLLAVIPGGSSTPLIPKSVCETVLMDFDALIQAQTGLGTAAVIVMDRSTDIVKAIARLIEFYKHESCGQCTPCREGVDWMNKVMARFVRGDARPAEIDSLWEISKQIEGHTICALGDGAAWPVQGLIRHFRPELEERMQRFAQQHQARQAAS; translated from the exons ATGCTGGCGGCACGGCGGCTGCTCGGCGGGTCGCTCCCCGCGCGGGTGTCTGTGCGATTCAGCGGCGACGCG ACAGCACCCAAGAAAACCTCATTTGGCTCACTGAAGGATGAAGACCGGATCTTCACCAACCTGTATGGCCGCCATGACTGGAG GCTTAAAGGTGCCCAGAGTCGAGGTGACTGGTACAAGACGAAGGAGATTCTGCTGAAGGGGCCTGACTGGATCCTGGGTGAGGTCAAGACGTCGGGCTTGCGGGGCCGTGGAGGTGCTGGCTTCCCCACTGGCCTTAAATGGAGCTTCATGAATAAGCCCTCAGATGGCAG GCCCAAGTATCTGGTGGTGAATGCGGATGAGGGGGAGCCAGGCACCTGCAAGGACCGAGAGATCATCCGCCACGACCCCCACAAGCTGGTGGAAGGCTGCCTAGTAGGGGGCCGGGCCATGGGCGCTCGCGCTGCCTACATCTACATCCGCGGGGAGTTCTACAACGAGGCCTCCAATCTGCAG GTAGCCATCCGAGAGGCCTACGAGGCTGGTCTGATCGGCAAGAATGCCTGCGGCTCCGGCTACGATTTCGATGTGTTTGTGGTGCGTGGGGCCGGGGCCTACATCTGCGGGGAGGAGACCGCGCTCATCGAGTCCATCGAGGGCAAACAGGGCAAGCCCCGCCTGAAGCCACCCTTCCCTGCAGACGTGG GAGTGTTTGGCTGCCCTACAACCGTGGCCAATGTGGAGACAGTGGCCGTGTCCCCTACCATCTGCCGCCGTGGGGGTGCGTGGTTTGCCAGCTTTGGCCGAGAGCGCAACTCAGGCACCAAACTGTTCAACATCTCTGGCCATGTCAACAACCCCTGCACTGTGGAGGAGGAGATGTCTGTGCCGCTGAAGGAACTGATTGAAAAGCATGCCG GGGGTGTCACGGGTGGCTGGGACAACCTCCTTGCTGTGATCCCTGGCGGCTCGTCCACCCCGCTGATCCCCAAGTCCGTGTGTGAGACGGTGCTGATGGACTTCGACGCGCTGATACAGGCGCAGACGGGCCTGGGCACAGCTGCCGTGATCGTCATGGACCGCTCG ACAGACATTGTGAAAGCCATTGCCCGCCTCATCGAGTTCTACAAGCACGAGAGCTGTGGCCAGTGCACCCCGTGCCGTGAGG GTGTGGACTGGATGAACAAGGTGATGGCCCGCTTTGTGAGGGGAGACGCCCGGCCAGCAGAGATCGACTCCCTGTGGGAGATCAGCAAGCAGATCGAGGGCCACACCATCTGCGCCCTGGGCGACGGGGCCGCCTGGCCTGTGCAG ggcctgatCCGACACTTCCGGCCAGAGCTCGAGGAGCGGATGCAGCGGTTTGCCCAGCAGCACCAGGCCAGGCAGGCCGCCTCCTGA
- the LOC101121557 gene encoding double C2-like domain-containing protein gamma, with translation MAGRGRVSMQEHMAIDVSPGPIRPIRLISHYFPHFYPTAEPALHPPDPRPPVTPVRSAPQPQPDPEPEADSDDSTTLGTLEFTLLFDMDSSTLHCTAHRAKGLKPPASGSVDTFVKANLLPGASKASQLRTHTVRGTRGPVWEETLTYHGFTLQDARRKTLRLCVCEDPWLRRQRRAPPLGELRVPLRKLVPNQARSFDVCLERRRLTKRPKSLDTARGMSLYEQVEAEPASEERGRVLLSLCYGSQRGGLLVGVLRCAHLAPMDANGYSDPYVRLFLHPNAGKESKYKTSVRKKTLNPEFNEEFFYAGPREELAQKTLLVSVWDYDMGTADDFIGGVQLSSRAGGERQQHWRECLGHSDRRLELWHPLDGAPLQLSD, from the exons AtggcgggccgggggcgggtgAGCATGCAGGAGCACATGGCTATCGACGTGAGCCCGGGCCCCATCCGGCCCATCCGCCTCATCTCCCACTACTTCCCACACTTCTACCCCACCGCTGAGCCCGCCCTGCACCCCCCAGACCCACGCCCTCCAGTGACCCCCGTCCGCTctgcaccccagccccagccagacCCAGAGCCAGAGGCAGACTCAGACGACAGCA CCACCCTTGGCACCCTCGAGTTCACGCTCCTTTTTGACATGGACAGCAGCACCCTGCATTGCACGGCTCACCGTGCCAAG GGCCTCAAGCCACCAGCCTCGGGCTCTGTGGACACCTTCGTCAAAGCCAACCTGCTGCCCGGAGCCAGCAAG GCCAGCCAGCTGCGGACGCACACGGTTCGGGGCACGAGGGGGCCTGTCTGGGAGGAGACGCTCACCTATCATGGGTTCACCCTCCAGGATGCCCGGCGCAAGACCTTGCG GCTATGCGTGTGTGAAGACCCGTGGCTGCGGCGACAAAGGCGGGCGCCTCCCCTGGGAGAGCTGCGGGTGCCCCTGAGGAAGCTGGTGCCCAACCAGGCCAGGAGCTTCGACGTGTGTCTGGAGAGGCGGAGGCTg ACCAAGAGGCCCAAGAGCCTGGACACAGCACGTGGCATGTCTCTGTATGAG CAGGTGGAGGCGGAGCCGGCCTCGGAGGAGCGCGGGCGTGTCCTGCTATCGCTGTGTTACGGCTCTCAGCGGGGTGGCCTGCTGGTGGGGGTGCTGCGCTGCGCCCACCTTGCCCCCATGGACGCCAACGGCTACTCGGACCCCTATGTCCGCCT TTTCCTGCATCCCAACGCAGGGAAGGAATCGAAATACAAGACCAGCGTCCGGAAGAAGACCCTGAACCCCGAGTTCAACGAG GAGTTCTTCTACGCAGGCCCGCGGGAGGAGCTGGCCCAGAAGACACTGCTGGTGTCTGTATGGGATTACGACATGGGCACGGCTGACGACTTCATTG GCGGAGTGCAGCTGAGCAGCCGGGCCGGTGGGGAGCGCCAGCAACACTGGCGAGAATGCCTGGGCCACAGTGACCGCAGGCTGGAGCTGTGGCACCCGCTGGACGGCGCGCCCCTCCAGCTCAGCGACTAG
- the NUDT8 gene encoding mitochondrial coenzyme A diphosphatase NUDT8, whose amino-acid sequence MLPDCLSAEGEQRCRRLLAGATARLRARPAAAAVLVPLCSVRGVPALLYTLRSSRLAGKHKGDVSFPGGKCDPTDRDVVHTALRETQEELGLAVPEEQVWGVLRPVHDREKATVVPVLAGVGPLDPQSLRPNPEEVDEVFALPLAHLLQEQNQGYTHFCRGGHFQYTLPVFLHGPHRVWGLTAIITEFTLKLLAPGVYQPRLAGPELPRG is encoded by the exons ATGCTGCCCGACTGCCTGTCGGCGGAGGGCGAACAGCGCTGCCGGCGGTTGCTGGCGGGAGCCACGGCTCGGCTGCGCGCGCGGCCTGCGGCGGCCGCGGTCCTCGTGCCGCTGTGCTCGGTGCGCGGGGTCCCGGCGCTACTCTACACGCTGCGGTCCAGCCGCCTGGCCGGGAAGCACAAGGGTGACGTCAG tttcccaggtggcaagtGTGACCCCACTGATCGGGACGTGGTGCACACGGCCCTGAGGGAGACGCAGGAGGAGCTGGGCCTGGCTGTGCCCGAGGAGCAGGTGTGGGGAGTTCTGCGGCCCGTGCACGACCGG GAAAAGGCCACGGTGGTACCGGTGCTGGCTGGAGTGGGCCCACTGGATCCCCAGAGCCTCAGGCCCAACCCCGAGGAG GTGGATGAAGTGTTCGCCCTGCCCCTGGCCCATCTGCTGCAGGAGCAGAACCAAGGTTACACCCACTTCTGCCGTGGTGGCCACTTCCAGTACACGCTGCCCGTATTCCTACATGGGCCGCACCGAGTCTGGGGCCTCACAGCCATCATCACTGAGTTCACCCTGAAGCTGCTGGCCCCTGGCGTCTACCAGCCCCGCCTGGCTGGCCCGGAGCTGCCCCGGGGCTGA
- the TBX10 gene encoding T-box transcription factor TBX10 isoform X2, with protein MAAFLSASLGVFAPSETYTLPMTSSSWEPQPDSMLPSGPSTGSTGAPAVAEPTVQGPKNPHVSSVTVQLEMKALWEEFNQLGTEMIVTKAGRRMFPTFQVKILGMDSLADYALLMDFVPLDDKRYRYAFHSSAWLVAGKADPATPGRVHFHPDSPAKGAQWMRQIVSFDKLKLTNNLLDENGHIILNSMHRYQPRFHVIFVDPRKDSERYAQENFKSFIFAETQFTAVTAYQNHRITQLKIASNPFAKGFRESDPDSWPISPRPLLSVPTRSRSSLGPHLLKGSTEREKDPNKAFTSRIPARLHHQLLAPPEALLAPATYPPLAYQGLYTGASSPIRPRARPTPYPLPNIQADRDQGGLPLPAGLGLLSPTAMCLGPGQDPQ; from the exons ATGGCAG CCTTCCTCTCTGCTAGCCTTGGGGTATTTGCCCCCTCAGAGACCTACACACTGCCCATGACCAGCTCCAGCTGGGAGCCCCAGCCAGACTCCATGTTACCATCAGGCCCTTCCACTGGTTCCACAGGGGCCCCAGCGGTGGCTGAGCCCACAGTGCAGGGCCCCAAGAACCCACATGTGTCCAGTGTGACAGTTCAGCTGGAGATGAAGGCTCTGTGGGAAGAGTTCAACCAGCTGGGCACAGAGATGATCGTCACCAAGGCGGGCAG GAGGATGTTCCCCACCTTCCAGGTGAAGATACTGGGCATGGACTCGCTGGCTGACTACGCCCTGCTCATGGATTTCGTGCCTTTGGACGACAAGAGATACAG GTATGCCTTCCACAGCTCTGCCTGGCTGGTGGCAGGCAAGGCGGACCCGGCCACGCCTGGCCGTGTGCACTTCCACCCCGACTCGCCAGCCAAGGGCGCGCAGTGGATGCGTCAGATCGTGTCCTTCGACAAGCTCAAGCTGACCAACAACCTGCTGGATGAAAACGGCCAC ATCATCCTCAACTCCATGCACCGCTACCAGCCGCGCTTCCACGTGATCTTCGTGGATCCACGCAAAGACAGCGAGCGCTACGCCCAGGAGAACTTCAAGTCCTTCATTTTCGCAGAGACCCAGTTCACGGCTGTGACAGCGTATCAGAACCACCGG ATCACCCAGCTGAAAATTGCCAGCAACCCTTTTGCCAAGGGCTTTCGGGAGAGTGACCCAGACTCCTG GCCTATATCTCCACGGCCCCTGCTCAGCGTCCCGACCCGGAGTCGCAGCAGCCTCGGCCCCCACCTGCTGAAAGGCTCTACTGAGCGGGAGAAAG ACCCCAACAAAGCCTTCACCTCCAGAATTcccgccaggctccaccatcAGCTGCTGGCGCCTCCTGAGGCACTGCTGGCCCCAGCCACCTACCCGCCTCTCGCCTACCAGGGCCTGTACACTGGAGCCTCAAGCCCCATCCGACCAAGGGCCCGACCAACACCATACCCCCTCCCCAATATCCAGGCTGACAGGGACCAGGGGGGCCTGCCCCTTCCAGCGGGGCTGGGGCTCCTCTCCCCCACTGCAATGTGCCTGGGGCCTGGCCAGGACCCACAGTGA
- the TBX10 gene encoding T-box transcription factor TBX10 isoform X1: MAAFLSASLGVFAPSETYTLPMTSSSWEPQPDSMLPSGPSTGSTGAPAVAEPTVQGPKNPHVSSVTVQLEMKALWEEFNQLGTEMIVTKAGRRMFPTFQVKILGMDSLADYALLMDFVPLDDKRYRYAFHSSAWLVAGKADPATPGRVHFHPDSPAKGAQWMRQIVSFDKLKLTNNLLDENGHIILNSMHRYQPRFHVIFVDPRKDSERYAQENFKSFIFAETQFTAVTAYQNHRITQLKIASNPFAKGFRESDPDSWYLLAPSPHPISIPRHLLRSQLLTLLSGSQPLACLGVPLPDSDHDPWPGLPTMTPAPIPACPTSRPISPRPLLSVPTRSRSSLGPHLLKGSTEREKDPNKAFTSRIPARLHHQLLAPPEALLAPATYPPLAYQGLYTGASSPIRPRARPTPYPLPNIQADRDQGGLPLPAGLGLLSPTAMCLGPGQDPQ, from the exons ATGGCAG CCTTCCTCTCTGCTAGCCTTGGGGTATTTGCCCCCTCAGAGACCTACACACTGCCCATGACCAGCTCCAGCTGGGAGCCCCAGCCAGACTCCATGTTACCATCAGGCCCTTCCACTGGTTCCACAGGGGCCCCAGCGGTGGCTGAGCCCACAGTGCAGGGCCCCAAGAACCCACATGTGTCCAGTGTGACAGTTCAGCTGGAGATGAAGGCTCTGTGGGAAGAGTTCAACCAGCTGGGCACAGAGATGATCGTCACCAAGGCGGGCAG GAGGATGTTCCCCACCTTCCAGGTGAAGATACTGGGCATGGACTCGCTGGCTGACTACGCCCTGCTCATGGATTTCGTGCCTTTGGACGACAAGAGATACAG GTATGCCTTCCACAGCTCTGCCTGGCTGGTGGCAGGCAAGGCGGACCCGGCCACGCCTGGCCGTGTGCACTTCCACCCCGACTCGCCAGCCAAGGGCGCGCAGTGGATGCGTCAGATCGTGTCCTTCGACAAGCTCAAGCTGACCAACAACCTGCTGGATGAAAACGGCCAC ATCATCCTCAACTCCATGCACCGCTACCAGCCGCGCTTCCACGTGATCTTCGTGGATCCACGCAAAGACAGCGAGCGCTACGCCCAGGAGAACTTCAAGTCCTTCATTTTCGCAGAGACCCAGTTCACGGCTGTGACAGCGTATCAGAACCACCGG ATCACCCAGCTGAAAATTGCCAGCAACCCTTTTGCCAAGGGCTTTCGGGAGAGTGACCCAGACTCCTGGTACCTTCTGGCCCCATCCCCTCACCCCATTTCTATCCCTAGGCATCTCTTAAGGTCTCAGCTCCTGACCCTTCTCTCAGGGTCACAGCCACTGGCTTGTCTTGGGGTCCCACTGCCTGACTCAGACCATGACCCTTGGCCTGGGCTCCCCACCATGACCCCTGCCCCCATTCCTGCTTGCCCCACCTCCAGGCCTATATCTCCACGGCCCCTGCTCAGCGTCCCGACCCGGAGTCGCAGCAGCCTCGGCCCCCACCTGCTGAAAGGCTCTACTGAGCGGGAGAAAG ACCCCAACAAAGCCTTCACCTCCAGAATTcccgccaggctccaccatcAGCTGCTGGCGCCTCCTGAGGCACTGCTGGCCCCAGCCACCTACCCGCCTCTCGCCTACCAGGGCCTGTACACTGGAGCCTCAAGCCCCATCCGACCAAGGGCCCGACCAACACCATACCCCCTCCCCAATATCCAGGCTGACAGGGACCAGGGGGGCCTGCCCCTTCCAGCGGGGCTGGGGCTCCTCTCCCCCACTGCAATGTGCCTGGGGCCTGGCCAGGACCCACAGTGA